GAGTCAGTCTGGAGACGATTCTTCCCCTGATCTTCGCGCTGTACATGGCCTACGAACCGGTCAAAAAACTGGGGCGGATCCACAATGAAATCCGCAAGGGCGAGGCATCCCTGGAGCGCCTGGAGTATATTCTGAACACCGAGGACACGGTCCCCGACCCCGAAGCCCCCCAGAGCATGTCCTTGGGGCAGGTGCGGGGGGAAATTCGTTTCGAGCGCGTTTTTTTCGCCTACGAACAGGGCATCCCTGTGCTCCAGGACGTCAACGCGACCATTTCCCCCGGTGAAGTGGTGGCCCTGGTGGGCCCCAGCGGGGCGGGCAAGACAACCTTCGCGAACCTGATCCCCCGGTTCTACGACGTTTCCGCGGGCGCGATCCGCGTCGACGGCATGGACGTGCGCGACGTGCGCAAGGAAGACCTGCGACGGGCCATGGCCATCGTGCCCCAAGACCCTGTGCTGTTCAACGATACGGTGCGCTCCAACATCCTGGCCGGCAACCTGGACGCCCCGCCCGAGGCCGTGGAATACGCAGCGGAGAGGGCGTTTGCCCACGAGTTCATCCACGAACTGCCCCACGGATATGAAACCGTGGTCGGAGAAAAGGGCATGCGCCTTTCCGGCGGTCAGAAGCAACGCTTGGCCCTGGCCCGGGCCTTCCTGCGCAACGCCCCGATCTTGATCCTTGACGAGGCCACCTCGGCCCTGGACGCCACCAGCGAGGATATGATCCAGCAGGCCTTGGCCGGTCTGATCCAGGACAAGACCGTACTGATCATCGCCCACCGCTTCAGCACCATCCGGCTGGCATCACGAATCCTCCTGTTCGAAAACGGCCGGATCAAAGCCACCGGGGACCACGAAAAACTCTACATCACGTCCAACGTCTACAAAAAGCTCTATGATCAGCAATATATGACGTAGGCGATGTATGCTTGAAATATCCCATCCCTAAATCCGCGAATTCTTTTTCTCGGGGCATCTTTGCCGATGAGAGCGTTTTACGGAGCTCAGAATCCGAAGACGCGGCTCCCGTGGTGTTATCCGACGTGTTGTAGCCCCAGGTACCATGTGGCGATTCCGAAGTAGATCATGATTCCGAAGATGTCGGCCAGGGAAGCGATCAGCGGGGCGCTGGCCGTGGCCGGGTCCAGCCGGAAGCGCGTCAGCAGGAAGGGCAGGGACATGCCCATCAGGCTGCCCATGAGCACGATGATGACCATGCTCATGGCCACGACCATGGTCACGTCCGGCCCGACCCGGAAGATCCCGATCATGGACACCGCCATGCCCATGCACAGCCCGATGGCCAAGGCGATGAGGATTTCCCGGCTGAGCAGCTTGAACCAGTCCTTCATATGCACCTCCCCCGTGGCCAGGGCGCGGACCATCAGCGTCGCGGATTGCGAGCCGGCATTGCCGCCGCTGCCGATAAGCAGAGGCAGGAAAAACACCAGGGAAACCACCGCCTGAATAGTGTTCTCGAAGTAGGCAATGCCGGCCCCGGAAAAAATATTCACGAAGACCAGGGCCAAGAGCCAGGGCACGCGCTTCAAAAAAAGGTAGTAGAGATCCGCGGGCTTGAACCCGCTGAGGTCCGAGGCCGACGGACCGAAGCCTTCGGCGATGGAGCCCATGCGGTGGAAGTCCTCGGAGGCCTCTTCCTCGATGACGTCGTGAACGTCGTCAAAGGTGATGATTCCGATCAATGCGTCCTTCTCGTCGACCACCGGCACGGCCAGGATATCGTACTTGGCCATGGTTTTAGCTACGTCTTCCTGGTCGTCGGCGACATGAACGGTGATCGGATCCCGGCGCATCACTTCCTCGACCTTCTTCTCCGGCGGGGCCATGATCAAATCCCGCAGTGAGACCAGGCCGATTAGACACCGCTCCTCGTCGATGACGTAGGTGTAGTAGATGGTCTCCTTGTCCGGCGCCTCCAGGCGCAGCTTGTCCAAGGCCTGCCTCGCGGTGAGGGACGGCTTGAGCACCGCGTAGTCGGAGGTCATTAACGCTCCGGCCGTGCCTTCGACATAGGCCCCCAGACGGATGATGTCCTCGCGTTCAGCCCTGGCCAGCAGCCGCAGGACGTTTTGCCGGCGTTCTTCGGGGAGGAGCTGGATCAGGTCCACCCGTTCGTCGGAAAACATGTTCGTGATGATTTCCGCCAGCCGCTTGTCGGACAGGCGGAGCACGATGTCCATCTGCAGGTCCGCGTCCAGTTGACCCAGGACCTCCGCGCTGTGGTGCGGAAAGAGGGTCTCCAGGACCTGGGCCGCGTCCTTCGTGGACAGCTCATCCAGGGAGTCGGCCAGATCGGCCGGATGCAGGGAAGCTGTAAAATCCCGGAGCGCCTTGGGATTTCCGGCCTCCAGATACTCGTTCAGCGTCGAGATAATTTGTGGATCTTTCATGGAGCGCCTCCTGGCCCGTGGTCGTGAGCAAGGGCGCGCCGAAGAAGGGGCTCCGCGGGAAACGGACTACGCGTTAAGAATACGTGGTTCCCGCGAAAAACGGTGCGCCGTGCCGAACCTCGGGCAAGGCTGAGGGAGGTTGAGATTGTCGGGTGCTACTGCCACCATCGTCCATTCGTGAAAACTCCGTCTTGAGGTAATCGAAAACGAGCGTTTAGGAATCGGCCTGTAGAAATTGGGGGAAGAAAACGCCCAAACCAAAGCCCAAAGCATGTGGTTCGTAACTGGTTTTAGGCGTGAATTCAAGAGAGACGAAAAAAGACGAGGCGTCACGGCCTCGTCTTTTTTTCGTGCTTTCGTTAACCGAGGAGGTCAAACCGCCGCGGGTCCGGCGCAGGCGTCGTCGTATTCCGCCTCCAGAGACTCCATCAATTCCTTTACCGAGAGCAGCTTTTTCACCCGGTGCGCCGTTTGCCCCGCAAAGGCAAAACCGAGGTTCAGGCGTCCCTTTTTGGCGTTGGCCAGGGCTTGGGCGATGCAGTACGGACTTTTTTTGACATCGCAGGTGACGATGCAGTGGTACGGGCACTTGTACGGCTTGCGCTTGCCTTCCTCCACATCGGCGAGGAACTGGTTTTTCAAGGCCCGGCCCGGCATGCCCACCGGGCTCTTGATCACCGTAACGTCGCCTTCCTTGGCGTCGATAAATGCCTGCTTGAAAGCCATGTCCGCGTCGCATTCGTGGGTGGCCACGAAGCGGGTTCCCAGTTGGACCCCGGCGGCGCCCATGCGCAGATACTTGCAGATGTCCGCGCCGCTGAAGATGCCGCCGGCGGCGATCACCGGAATGGCCCGGCCGTGTTCCTGCTCAAAGGGCTTGACCGCGTCGATGACTTGAGGGACCAAGGTTTCAAGCTGGTATTCCGGGTCGTCCAACTGCTCGGCCTTGAAACCCAGGTGCCCCCCGGCCAGAGGGCCTTCGACCACGAAGCCGTCCGGAAGATAGTTGAACTTTGAAAGCCACTTCCTGCAAATGATGGCCGCGGCCCGGCCCGAGGAAACGATAGGCACCAGCTTGGTCTGCGAGTCCTCGGTGAGATACTTGGGCAGGTCGAAGGGCAGACCGGCGCCGGAAAAGA
This genomic window from Desulfonatronum sp. SC1 contains:
- a CDS encoding ABC transporter ATP-binding protein → MRVKQSEGLFKRFLPYFALLGAVRLQFAAAIFFGVIFGVASGFGLPFMADRVFPVIFGPEPPPTAILLTVTALIPVVFLIRAASGFLNVYLIHYCGGKVLEALRVRVFSKLQELPLAFYQKNKSGDLLARVVNDTGQLQGVVTNVANDLIKQPLTFIGALGAVVYLSMKQQDLLFVLLALLLVPVCILPIRIIGKKLLHRAHRFLAQTADLTTILNENLTATKEVRAFGLEKREIRKFEQAAQGLFHWAMKVVKYSHILSPTIEVVAAIGVAGAVFYAASRGVSLETILPLIFALYMAYEPVKKLGRIHNEIRKGEASLERLEYILNTEDTVPDPEAPQSMSLGQVRGEIRFERVFFAYEQGIPVLQDVNATISPGEVVALVGPSGAGKTTFANLIPRFYDVSAGAIRVDGMDVRDVRKEDLRRAMAIVPQDPVLFNDTVRSNILAGNLDAPPEAVEYAAERAFAHEFIHELPHGYETVVGEKGMRLSGGQKQRLALARAFLRNAPILILDEATSALDATSEDMIQQALAGLIQDKTVLIIAHRFSTIRLASRILLFENGRIKATGDHEKLYITSNVYKKLYDQQYMT
- the mgtE gene encoding magnesium transporter, encoding MKDPQIISTLNEYLEAGNPKALRDFTASLHPADLADSLDELSTKDAAQVLETLFPHHSAEVLGQLDADLQMDIVLRLSDKRLAEIITNMFSDERVDLIQLLPEERRQNVLRLLARAEREDIIRLGAYVEGTAGALMTSDYAVLKPSLTARQALDKLRLEAPDKETIYYTYVIDEERCLIGLVSLRDLIMAPPEKKVEEVMRRDPITVHVADDQEDVAKTMAKYDILAVPVVDEKDALIGIITFDDVHDVIEEEASEDFHRMGSIAEGFGPSASDLSGFKPADLYYLFLKRVPWLLALVFVNIFSGAGIAYFENTIQAVVSLVFFLPLLIGSGGNAGSQSATLMVRALATGEVHMKDWFKLLSREILIALAIGLCMGMAVSMIGIFRVGPDVTMVVAMSMVIIVLMGSLMGMSLPFLLTRFRLDPATASAPLIASLADIFGIMIYFGIATWYLGLQHVG
- a CDS encoding nitronate monooxygenase family protein, whose product is MTFPSLRFGDMIAKVPIVQGGMGVGISLSGLSAAVANQGGVGVISAAMIGMSEPDLAKNYAEANIRALQREIRKAKEMTKGILGVNIMVALSNFADLVRTSIQEKIDVIFSGAGLPFDLPKYLTEDSQTKLVPIVSSGRAAAIICRKWLSKFNYLPDGFVVEGPLAGGHLGFKAEQLDDPEYQLETLVPQVIDAVKPFEQEHGRAIPVIAAGGIFSGADICKYLRMGAAGVQLGTRFVATHECDADMAFKQAFIDAKEGDVTVIKSPVGMPGRALKNQFLADVEEGKRKPYKCPYHCIVTCDVKKSPYCIAQALANAKKGRLNLGFAFAGQTAHRVKKLLSVKELMESLEAEYDDACAGPAAV